A region of Curvibacter sp. AEP1-3 DNA encodes the following proteins:
- a CDS encoding methyl-accepting chemotaxis protein, with protein MALVKKAVSAPSSAAVDTSSARASAAITREAEAQRKRARTLAKQQQAAERIAAATTQMSSGITEAASAAEELKRAADQIATGAEEATGAAQESLAAFKQVEGAVARQLHNAKSSSARVESSQALILRTGSEVSALVANVGVSAQRQAASVGMVAELEKQAANIGDIVKAVARIADQTNLLALNAAIEAARAGQHGKGFAVVADEVRTLAETSEKSAKQIQDLVGQIQNEVKVIADGIGESAKAVEEEVQNGKTITSQLEQIRKDTVDIVSAIGEIATGAQQSATATTQALKGSEDIAAAAEEQSAAAEEAAKTVAEQAQALSQCEQTAQSLSELAEDLKNSTDVAKSAEEVASAAEELSSAVQEISRSGSQIMAAIDQIRKGAEVQSAGTEEASAAVSQIEKSAQLAVERGTGGSAKVKAIRDLLATNKTSVDALIANVLASAESSRQSIRQVKELELVSRRIDKIVDAITTVSIQTNMLAVNGSIEAARAGEFGKGFVVVATDIRNLAQDSAENADRIKDLVKAVQDQIGIVGRDLEEIVATAVNEVEKAKATTVNLQTIEGDITVVENNVSEILSAATEIGAAVAQVKRGVEQISSAAQEAAKASEEAASAAKQQSQGAEELAAAIEEISSLADELQSA; from the coding sequence ATGGCACTCGTTAAAAAAGCAGTCAGCGCACCCAGCAGTGCCGCTGTGGACACTTCTTCTGCCCGCGCTTCTGCGGCGATCACCCGGGAGGCCGAAGCACAGCGCAAGCGCGCCCGCACTTTGGCCAAACAGCAGCAAGCGGCAGAGCGCATAGCAGCAGCCACCACACAAATGTCTTCGGGAATCACCGAAGCGGCATCCGCGGCAGAAGAACTCAAGCGGGCGGCTGACCAGATCGCGACAGGTGCTGAAGAAGCCACCGGCGCAGCCCAAGAGTCTCTGGCGGCCTTCAAGCAAGTGGAAGGCGCGGTTGCACGCCAGTTGCACAACGCCAAAAGCAGCAGTGCGCGGGTAGAGTCGTCACAGGCATTGATCTTGCGAACAGGCTCGGAGGTGTCCGCTCTGGTGGCCAATGTGGGCGTGTCCGCCCAACGCCAAGCGGCGTCTGTCGGCATGGTAGCGGAGTTGGAAAAGCAGGCCGCCAACATTGGCGACATTGTGAAAGCCGTGGCTCGTATAGCAGACCAGACCAATCTGCTGGCCCTGAACGCTGCCATTGAGGCGGCACGTGCCGGCCAGCACGGCAAAGGTTTCGCGGTAGTGGCGGATGAGGTGCGCACACTGGCCGAAACGTCTGAAAAAAGCGCCAAGCAGATTCAAGACCTGGTGGGGCAGATCCAGAACGAAGTCAAGGTGATTGCCGATGGAATCGGCGAGTCCGCCAAAGCGGTGGAAGAAGAAGTCCAGAACGGCAAGACTATCACCAGTCAGCTGGAACAGATCCGAAAGGACACGGTGGACATCGTTTCCGCTATCGGTGAAATTGCCACTGGCGCCCAGCAGTCAGCCACTGCCACCACCCAGGCCCTCAAGGGCTCTGAAGATATCGCCGCTGCTGCCGAAGAGCAGTCCGCAGCCGCAGAAGAAGCCGCCAAGACGGTGGCCGAGCAGGCACAGGCACTGTCACAATGCGAGCAGACGGCCCAGAGCTTGTCCGAGTTGGCAGAAGATCTGAAGAACTCCACCGATGTGGCAAAGAGCGCAGAGGAAGTGGCTTCGGCTGCCGAAGAGCTCTCTTCCGCCGTGCAGGAAATCAGTCGCTCGGGCTCACAGATCATGGCGGCCATCGACCAGATCCGCAAAGGCGCGGAGGTGCAATCTGCTGGAACCGAAGAAGCCTCTGCCGCAGTCTCTCAAATTGAAAAGAGTGCGCAACTCGCGGTGGAGCGTGGAACCGGCGGTAGCGCCAAAGTCAAAGCCATCCGCGACCTGCTGGCAACCAACAAGACCTCGGTCGATGCGTTGATTGCCAACGTGTTGGCGTCTGCAGAGTCCAGCCGCCAGAGCATCCGCCAGGTGAAAGAGTTGGAGCTGGTCTCCCGTCGTATCGACAAAATCGTGGATGCCATCACTACGGTCTCCATCCAGACCAACATGCTGGCCGTCAATGGTTCTATCGAAGCTGCACGTGCGGGCGAATTCGGCAAGGGCTTTGTGGTGGTCGCAACCGACATCCGCAACCTCGCGCAGGACTCTGCCGAAAACGCAGACCGCATCAAAGACTTGGTGAAAGCCGTGCAGGACCAGATTGGCATCGTCGGCCGCGACCTGGAAGAAATCGTCGCTACTGCGGTCAATGAAGTGGAAAAGGCGAAAGCCACCACCGTGAACCTGCAAACCATTGAAGGTGACATCACAGTTGTCGAGAACAACGTGAGCGAAATCCTGTCTGCTGCTACGGAAATAGGAGCAGCTGTCGCACAGGTGAAGCGCGGTGTGGAGCAAATTTCGTCTGCGGCGCAAGAAGCTGCCAAGGCTTCCGAAGAAGCCGCCTCCGCCGCGAAGCAGCAGTCCCAAGGTGCAGAGGAGCTGGCCGCTGCCATTGAAGAAATTTCTTCGCTCGCAGACGAACTCCAAAGCGCCTGA
- a CDS encoding response regulator transcription factor, whose translation MKKTILSVEDTAGIRRLIRMTLEYMGFQVLEAADGEEGLAMAREHRPDLVLMDVRMPGVSGLTACEVMRADPQLQAIPVVMLSSASAQSDIQAGLDSGAKAYLVKPFQPVELIELATRLIEESDPAYAATPGIVY comes from the coding sequence ATGAAAAAAACAATTCTTTCAGTTGAAGATACCGCGGGCATTCGCCGTCTTATCCGCATGACGCTCGAATATATGGGCTTTCAGGTGCTGGAGGCCGCTGACGGTGAAGAAGGGCTGGCCATGGCCCGTGAGCATCGACCTGATCTGGTGCTGATGGATGTGCGCATGCCAGGCGTTTCGGGCCTGACCGCCTGTGAGGTCATGCGCGCAGACCCCCAGTTGCAGGCCATCCCGGTGGTCATGCTTTCGTCGGCCTCCGCGCAGTCGGACATCCAGGCCGGCTTGGACAGCGGGGCCAAGGCCTATCTCGTCAAACCCTTTCAACCCGTGGAACTCATCGAGCTGGCTACCCGGTTGATTGAAGAGTCTGACCCCGCCTATGCCGCGACTCCCGGCATTGTTTACTGA